In the genome of Shewanella glacialimarina, one region contains:
- the yghU gene encoding glutathione-dependent disulfide-bond oxidoreductase — translation MTNEYTPPAVWTMDSENGGQWASINRPDSGARHEQSLPVGEHALQLYSLATPNGQKVTIMLEELLAAGVGAAEYDAHLINIGEGNQFSSGFVDVNPNSKIPALVDNSGAEPINVFESGGILLYLAEKFGHLIPTDIALRTKVMNWLFWLQGAAPYLGGGFGHFYAYAPEKFEYPINRFSMEVKRQLDVLDKQLAKGSFIAGEEYSIADIAIWPWYGNLVLGNIYSAAEFLDVTSYKNVMRWAKAVEQRPAVQRGIIVNRSWGEAWEQLSNRHSAADIDKVLALKP, via the coding sequence ATGACAAATGAATATACCCCTCCAGCAGTATGGACAATGGACAGTGAGAATGGCGGCCAATGGGCTAGTATTAATCGCCCTGATTCCGGTGCCCGTCATGAGCAAAGCTTACCGGTTGGTGAACATGCGTTACAACTTTACTCATTAGCAACGCCTAACGGTCAAAAAGTTACTATTATGCTTGAAGAGTTGCTAGCTGCGGGGGTTGGTGCGGCTGAGTATGATGCTCACTTAATTAATATTGGTGAAGGTAATCAGTTTTCTTCTGGATTTGTAGATGTTAACCCCAACTCAAAAATTCCAGCGTTAGTTGATAACTCGGGCGCAGAACCTATTAACGTATTTGAATCAGGTGGCATTTTATTATATTTAGCCGAAAAATTTGGTCATCTTATTCCGACCGACATAGCACTGCGCACTAAAGTCATGAATTGGTTATTCTGGTTACAAGGAGCTGCCCCTTATCTTGGTGGTGGTTTTGGACATTTTTATGCTTACGCCCCTGAAAAGTTTGAGTATCCTATTAATCGTTTTTCAATGGAAGTAAAACGCCAATTAGACGTATTAGATAAACAACTTGCCAAGGGTTCATTTATTGCTGGCGAGGAATACTCTATTGCTGACATAGCGATTTGGCCATGGTACGGTAATTTAGTACTAGGGAATATTTATAGCGCAGCAGAGTTTTTAGACGTAACCAGCTATAAAAATGTGATGCGCTGGGCAAAAGCTGTTGAACAACGTCCGGCCGTTCAACGTGGAATAATAGTTAACCGCAGTTGGGGAGAAGCGTGGGAACAACTTTCTAATCGCCACAGTGCCGCTGATATTGATAAGGTTTTAGCCCTAAAACCTTAA
- a CDS encoding MmcQ/YjbR family DNA-binding protein has product MDFDTLRAYLLAKTEAVEKFPFGPGTHVFKVKNKMFALIGWHNDALMINLKCDPDEAIALCDISSSITPGYHMDKKHWISVYFNQSAKQHIPDDEIKRLMDNSFMLVVSKLLKHDQTSILLHM; this is encoded by the coding sequence ATGGATTTTGACACGTTAAGAGCATACTTGCTTGCCAAAACCGAAGCGGTTGAAAAATTTCCATTTGGGCCAGGCACACATGTGTTTAAAGTCAAAAATAAAATGTTTGCCTTAATTGGCTGGCACAACGATGCTTTAATGATAAACCTCAAGTGTGATCCTGATGAAGCCATTGCATTATGTGATATTTCCTCGTCTATCACCCCCGGTTATCATATGGATAAGAAACATTGGATATCGGTTTATTTTAACCAATCAGCTAAACAACATATCCCAGATGATGAAATAAAACGACTGATGGATAACTCGTTCATGCTTGTTGTTAGCAAGCTACTCAAACACGACCAAACATCCATTTTATTGCACATGTAA
- a CDS encoding fumarylacetoacetate hydrolase family protein produces MQQILIRQQGAVTPSKIVCIGRNYVEHIHELGNDIPDDMVVFLKPNSAISTELISFHQESIHYEAELCFLVENGRFSAVGIGLDLTKRQLQSQLKSKGLPWERAKAFNGSAILSDFIPISTDNQEWCFSLTVNDQLAQLGHSQLMIYSPAQIFNELASFITLEDGDVVMTGTPKGVGKVIAGSMFKLTLWQGIEYYSDQQLLDDTTNSTPLITQQWLAI; encoded by the coding sequence ATGCAGCAAATACTGATTAGGCAGCAAGGCGCTGTCACTCCATCAAAAATCGTCTGCATTGGGCGTAATTATGTCGAACATATTCATGAGTTAGGCAATGATATTCCCGACGATATGGTGGTGTTTTTAAAACCCAACAGCGCAATAAGTACTGAGTTAATTAGCTTTCATCAAGAATCTATTCACTATGAAGCTGAGTTATGCTTTTTAGTCGAAAATGGACGTTTTAGCGCGGTAGGCATTGGGCTAGATTTAACCAAACGTCAATTACAGAGCCAGTTAAAGTCCAAAGGGTTGCCATGGGAACGGGCTAAAGCATTTAATGGTTCGGCTATATTGAGTGACTTTATTCCGATAAGTACGGATAACCAAGAGTGGTGTTTTAGTTTGACGGTAAATGATCAACTTGCCCAGTTGGGGCATAGTCAGTTAATGATCTATTCACCCGCACAAATCTTTAATGAGCTGGCTTCATTTATTACCTTAGAAGATGGGGATGTCGTCATGACAGGTACTCCCAAAGGCGTGGGAAAGGTTATTGCTGGAAGTATGTTTAAGTTAACACTGTGGCAGGGGATAGAGTACTACTCAGATCAGCAATTATTAGATGATACAACAAATTCCACCCCACTAATAACCCAGCAGTGGCTGGCTATTTAG
- a CDS encoding methyl-accepting chemotaxis protein gives MNLLELTIKQKIALGFATIGVLLLAGSSFFYRSLTQIQTANTNIEILAVPVQTQSNALQLSLLKMAKTGSLAFSQTGNDNISSSFAQFKLLQNEYSTTFKDLSNKVADQPKMKQALDNVTQQYSQYIKQSEIMFNAKLTIEQARADYQKQFQQFLQIKDTASNSMIDLEIIDAGEQDNLLAEVIGTGTRLDDTIYNMGNIIGEVARFTDLQNVNNHQQDILMMVNSIETNFQFLKQQTATLPADDLLAIFAEQFEQMKALLDTPGTLYESQRKVVEVIKQADMAYSQSNQYFDSSFAELSKLMILADQRFNDFKNVASDEISTAQTLAIALALIFIVLAIIIYYFTSKAMLEPLRAVNHALSRIASGDLSKRLTKRNDDEFGELMDNINKLSDDLTSLLQDISRDAHLLDESAINSQNQGQKIADAANSQIHQINQAKQLAEHIHHSSNLVNKQTNESASQISLASEQGKHVKGIADDNRGRIERLSTGLIDSVNIMNSLSKNSDNIGGILVTISAIADQTNLLALNAAIEAARAGEHGRGFAVVADEVRSLASRTQSSTAEIQTMIDALQQETTNAVKAITQGQTQANQCVEQSQALHDAIEHIESALLTIDKMSQSINQAAHEQVSFSEQIEHTMAETAESAEHNAEESSAMAKRSKELNQLAHSLTTSVERFKL, from the coding sequence ATGAACTTGCTTGAGCTAACAATCAAACAAAAAATTGCCTTGGGCTTTGCCACGATTGGTGTGTTGCTTCTTGCAGGAAGTAGCTTCTTTTATCGTTCGCTAACACAAATCCAAACAGCTAACACTAACATCGAAATCTTAGCGGTTCCTGTTCAAACCCAAAGTAATGCACTTCAATTAAGTTTACTCAAAATGGCCAAAACAGGTAGTTTAGCCTTTTCACAGACGGGAAATGACAATATTAGTAGCAGCTTTGCTCAATTTAAGCTGTTACAAAATGAATACTCAACAACCTTTAAGGACTTATCAAATAAGGTCGCTGATCAACCCAAAATGAAACAGGCTCTAGATAATGTGACGCAACAATACTCACAATACATCAAGCAAAGTGAAATTATGTTCAATGCAAAATTAACCATTGAACAAGCGCGTGCAGATTATCAAAAGCAGTTTCAACAGTTCCTGCAAATAAAAGATACCGCCAGTAATAGTATGATCGATTTAGAGATAATAGATGCAGGCGAGCAAGACAATTTATTGGCAGAGGTCATAGGAACAGGTACTAGATTAGACGATACCATCTATAATATGGGCAATATCATAGGTGAAGTTGCTCGATTTACAGATTTACAGAATGTAAACAATCACCAGCAAGATATCTTGATGATGGTTAATAGTATTGAGACTAATTTTCAATTTTTAAAACAGCAAACAGCAACCCTGCCTGCAGATGATTTGTTGGCTATTTTTGCTGAACAATTCGAGCAAATGAAAGCCTTACTCGATACACCGGGCACGCTATATGAAAGTCAGCGTAAAGTGGTTGAGGTAATCAAACAGGCTGATATGGCATATAGTCAATCAAATCAATATTTCGACTCAAGCTTTGCCGAGCTAAGCAAGTTAATGATTTTAGCAGATCAGCGTTTTAACGACTTTAAAAACGTCGCATCCGATGAAATAAGCACGGCGCAAACCTTAGCGATTGCGTTAGCATTAATATTCATCGTACTTGCTATTATCATTTACTATTTTACCTCTAAAGCCATGCTAGAGCCACTTAGAGCGGTCAATCATGCTTTGTCTCGTATTGCTAGTGGAGATTTATCTAAACGGCTCACAAAGCGCAACGATGATGAGTTTGGCGAGTTGATGGACAATATCAACAAGCTCTCCGATGATTTAACTTCACTATTACAAGATATTAGCCGCGATGCACATCTATTAGATGAATCCGCAATTAACTCACAAAATCAGGGGCAGAAAATTGCTGATGCCGCAAATAGTCAAATTCATCAAATCAATCAAGCGAAACAACTCGCAGAACACATTCATCACAGTTCGAATTTAGTGAATAAACAGACTAATGAGTCGGCTAGCCAGATAAGCCTAGCGTCGGAACAAGGCAAGCATGTAAAAGGTATTGCTGATGATAACCGTGGTCGAATTGAACGGTTATCAACTGGGTTAATCGACTCGGTTAACATCATGAATAGCCTAAGTAAAAACAGCGATAACATTGGTGGAATATTAGTTACTATCAGCGCTATTGCAGACCAAACTAATTTGTTGGCCTTAAATGCGGCAATTGAAGCGGCACGAGCGGGTGAACACGGAAGAGGCTTTGCCGTAGTCGCCGATGAAGTAAGATCCCTTGCCTCAAGAACTCAATCATCTACCGCTGAAATTCAAACCATGATAGATGCCCTGCAGCAAGAAACGACAAATGCGGTGAAAGCGATTACCCAAGGACAAACCCAAGCTAACCAATGTGTTGAACAAAGCCAGGCACTACATGATGCAATCGAGCATATTGAGTCGGCGCTGTTAACCATAGATAAAATGAGTCAAAGTATTAATCAAGCGGCACATGAACAGGTCAGTTTTAGTGAGCAAATTGAGCATACTATGGCTGAAACTGCAGAGTCTGCGGAACATAATGCAGAAGAGTCCTCAGCAATGGCGAAGCGAAGCAAGGAATTAAATCAATTAGCCCATTCATTAACCACATCTGTTGAACGGTTTAAGTTATAG
- a CDS encoding thymidine kinase encodes MAQLYFYYSSMNAGKSTSLLQSSYNYRERGMHTLVMTASIDDRYGVGIVASRIGIQTDAQVFASGDDLSDIIGQSHQQKHIHCVLVDESQFLSKAQVKQLTHVVDNLNIPVLCYGLRSDFQGELFTGSQYLLAWADKLVELKTICHCGRKANMVVRLDGDGKPMKEGEQVAIGGNETYESVCRKHFREFLWD; translated from the coding sequence TTGGCGCAACTGTATTTTTATTATTCGTCGATGAACGCGGGTAAATCGACCTCATTATTACAATCTTCTTATAATTATCGCGAGCGCGGCATGCACACGTTAGTTATGACAGCATCAATTGACGATCGCTATGGCGTTGGCATTGTTGCATCACGAATTGGTATACAAACTGATGCGCAAGTGTTTGCCAGTGGCGATGATTTGAGTGATATTATTGGTCAATCACATCAACAGAAACATATCCATTGTGTACTTGTCGATGAGAGCCAATTTTTGTCAAAAGCACAGGTTAAGCAGCTGACTCATGTGGTAGATAATTTAAATATCCCTGTATTGTGTTATGGGCTGCGAAGTGACTTCCAAGGAGAGCTATTTACTGGTAGCCAATATTTGTTAGCTTGGGCTGACAAATTAGTTGAGCTAAAGACGATTTGCCATTGTGGTCGCAAAGCCAATATGGTGGTACGTTTAGACGGTGATGGCAAACCAATGAAAGAAGGTGAGCAAGTGGCGATAGGTGGCAATGAAACCTATGAGTCGGTTTGCCGCAAGCACTTTAGAGAGTTTTTATGGGATTAG
- a CDS encoding Na+/H+ antiporter NhaC family protein, with product MNVLSHADSALSLLPPLVAIVLAIITRKVLLSLGVGIVVGALLLTQFSLGDSSLFLLNTVQGLVWSDGALNSWNLQILGFLVMLGMITALITVSGAARAFADWAKGHIRSKRDAKLMTIFLGCVVFIDDYFNSLVVGSISKPITDRYHVSRAKLAYLLDSTAAPICVISPISSWGAYIIALIGGILTAHGFAESGHLSVFVQMIPMNFYAIFALLLLLCVALFGLDVGPMRQHELNAKKGELYDESKGLPPGANADLPEADTGKVIGLFLPILTLIVATVYFMITSGADVLAADGKAFTILGAFENTQVSQSLFYGSVIGFSITLILAFIQKLEMGLIFKGVVTGARSMLPAIYILLFAWSIAGVIGQLETGKYMASLVTGSIPFELLPVVLFILAGITAFSTGTSWGTFGIMLPIAADMAMGSDSNMMLPMLSAVLAGAVFGDHCSPISDTTILSSTGASCHHIDHVITQLPYALIVAFISIIGYTVLGFTDSLISGLLACSLVFVISVFALAFFARR from the coding sequence ATGAACGTACTTAGTCATGCCGATTCGGCACTATCTTTACTTCCACCTCTTGTTGCCATTGTTTTGGCTATTATCACCCGTAAAGTTTTACTGTCCCTTGGCGTGGGGATTGTGGTCGGCGCATTATTACTTACACAGTTCTCTTTAGGGGATAGTAGTCTATTTTTGCTCAACACAGTTCAAGGGTTGGTTTGGAGTGATGGCGCGCTAAATAGCTGGAATTTACAAATCTTAGGTTTCTTAGTCATGCTTGGCATGATAACCGCTTTAATAACCGTTAGTGGTGCAGCAAGGGCGTTTGCTGATTGGGCTAAAGGGCATATTCGCAGTAAACGTGATGCCAAGTTAATGACCATATTTTTAGGCTGTGTGGTGTTTATTGATGATTATTTTAACAGTTTAGTGGTAGGCTCAATTTCAAAACCTATTACCGATAGATACCATGTATCGCGGGCTAAATTGGCATATTTATTAGATTCTACAGCCGCACCTATTTGTGTTATTTCACCTATTTCAAGTTGGGGAGCCTATATTATCGCCTTGATAGGGGGCATCTTAACCGCGCATGGTTTTGCTGAGTCAGGTCATTTGAGTGTGTTTGTCCAAATGATCCCGATGAATTTTTATGCCATATTCGCGTTACTATTATTATTATGTGTTGCCTTGTTCGGTCTTGATGTCGGCCCTATGCGCCAACATGAATTAAATGCCAAAAAAGGTGAGCTTTATGATGAATCTAAAGGCCTTCCCCCTGGTGCAAACGCTGACCTGCCTGAAGCTGATACGGGGAAAGTAATAGGTTTATTTTTACCCATTTTGACATTAATCGTTGCCACAGTTTACTTTATGATAACTAGCGGTGCAGATGTACTTGCAGCCGATGGTAAAGCCTTTACTATTTTAGGCGCTTTTGAAAATACTCAAGTGAGCCAATCATTATTTTATGGCTCAGTCATTGGTTTTAGTATTACGTTAATTTTAGCTTTTATTCAAAAGTTAGAGATGGGGTTGATTTTTAAAGGTGTGGTTACTGGTGCGCGTTCAATGTTACCCGCTATCTATATATTACTGTTTGCCTGGTCTATTGCTGGAGTTATTGGTCAGCTAGAAACCGGTAAATATATGGCAAGCTTAGTCACGGGTTCAATTCCTTTTGAGCTATTGCCTGTGGTGTTATTTATTCTTGCAGGCATTACCGCTTTTTCAACCGGCACAAGTTGGGGCACTTTCGGCATTATGTTGCCAATTGCTGCCGATATGGCAATGGGAAGCGACTCAAATATGATGTTACCTATGCTGTCGGCTGTGCTTGCAGGTGCTGTTTTTGGTGATCATTGTTCACCTATATCCGACACCACTATTTTGTCATCGACAGGGGCCAGTTGTCATCATATAGACCATGTGATTACTCAGTTACCTTATGCCTTAATTGTGGCGTTTATCAGTATTATTGGCTATACAGTGCTTGGCTTTACTGACTCATTAATCAGTGGATTATTAGCTTGTAGTCTTGTGTTTGTGATCAGCGTGTTCGCTTTGGCTTTTTTTGCACGTCGCTAG
- a CDS encoding electron transfer flavoprotein subunit alpha/FixB family protein, protein MTILVLAEHDNVHLKADTAKVVAAATAIGGDIHILVAGAQCSEAAKMAQTLAGVNKVIVADSAVYANQLAENLAKLILSLSADYSHILSAASSVGKDTLPRVAALLDVAQISEVINVESADTFIRPIYAGNALATVKSLDDKKVMTVRSSAFDAVASTGSAELANIDEVINARTEFVSQSLTESVRPELGNAGIIVSGGRGMGSGENFAILEQLADKLGAAVGASRAAVDAGFVPNDLQVGQTGKIVAPDLYIAVGISGAIQHLAGMKDSKVIVAINKDPEAPIFQVADYGLEADLFVAIPALNNLL, encoded by the coding sequence ATGACCATTTTAGTTTTAGCTGAACACGATAATGTGCATTTAAAAGCCGACACAGCCAAAGTGGTTGCAGCGGCTACTGCAATTGGTGGTGATATTCACATTTTAGTGGCGGGAGCTCAATGTAGTGAAGCGGCCAAAATGGCGCAAACATTAGCTGGCGTTAACAAAGTCATTGTGGCTGACTCAGCTGTATATGCTAACCAATTAGCCGAAAACTTAGCTAAGTTAATTTTGAGTTTGTCTGCAGACTATTCACATATTTTATCCGCAGCCTCAAGCGTAGGTAAAGACACGTTACCGCGTGTTGCTGCCTTATTAGATGTGGCGCAAATATCTGAAGTGATTAACGTAGAAAGCGCAGATACATTTATACGTCCAATATATGCAGGTAATGCATTAGCGACAGTGAAAAGCTTAGATGATAAAAAAGTCATGACAGTACGTTCAAGTGCATTTGATGCGGTTGCTTCAACTGGCAGTGCTGAATTAGCCAATATTGACGAAGTGATTAATGCGCGTACTGAGTTTGTATCACAAAGCTTAACTGAGTCAGTTCGTCCTGAATTAGGCAATGCTGGTATTATTGTCTCTGGTGGTCGTGGAATGGGTAGCGGTGAAAACTTCGCTATTCTAGAGCAACTTGCAGATAAGTTAGGTGCCGCTGTTGGGGCTTCGCGCGCCGCAGTTGATGCGGGTTTTGTCCCTAACGATTTACAGGTCGGTCAAACAGGTAAAATTGTTGCTCCTGATTTGTATATTGCAGTCGGTATTTCTGGCGCAATTCAGCACCTTGCGGGTATGAAAGATTCTAAAGTAATTGTCGCTATTAACAAAGATCCTGAAGCACCAATTTTTCAAGTAGCTGATTATGGACTAGAAGCTGATTTATTTGTGGCTATTCCGGCACTGAATAATTTGTTGTAA
- a CDS encoding electron transfer flavoprotein subunit beta/FixA family protein produces the protein MKILVPVKRVVDANVKVRVKADNSNVDTANLKMALNPFCEIAVEEAVRLKEAGIATEVVVVSVGPKTVQEQLRTAMALGADRAVHVETEEELVSLSIAKLLHAVQLKEQAQLVIFGKQSIDGDNNQTGQMLAALADMPQATFASEVKIDGETIVVTREVDGGLQTLKMPLPAVVTVDLRLNEPRYASLPNIMKAKRKPLEVLSISDLGVTLKAHQTVLKVTPPAERKAGIMVSSVEELVEKLKNEAKVI, from the coding sequence ATGAAAATATTGGTGCCTGTAAAGCGCGTCGTTGATGCCAATGTAAAGGTCAGAGTAAAAGCTGATAATTCAAATGTTGATACAGCCAATCTAAAAATGGCATTAAACCCATTTTGTGAAATTGCAGTTGAAGAAGCGGTTCGCCTCAAAGAAGCTGGAATTGCGACTGAAGTTGTTGTTGTTAGCGTTGGTCCGAAAACGGTGCAAGAACAATTAAGAACGGCAATGGCTTTAGGTGCAGATCGTGCCGTCCATGTTGAAACCGAAGAAGAGTTAGTATCACTCTCAATTGCTAAGTTACTGCATGCCGTTCAGCTAAAAGAACAGGCTCAACTGGTGATATTTGGTAAGCAATCTATTGATGGTGACAACAATCAAACAGGCCAAATGTTGGCAGCACTTGCTGACATGCCACAAGCCACTTTTGCTTCTGAAGTTAAAATTGATGGCGAGACTATTGTGGTAACCCGTGAAGTTGATGGCGGTTTACAAACCTTGAAAATGCCATTACCAGCGGTTGTGACAGTTGATTTGCGTTTAAATGAACCTCGTTATGCTTCATTACCAAATATTATGAAAGCTAAGCGTAAGCCTTTAGAAGTATTATCTATTTCTGACTTAGGTGTAACGTTGAAAGCACATCAAACCGTATTGAAAGTCACGCCTCCAGCAGAACGTAAAGCTGGCATCATGGTATCTTCTGTTGAAGAACTTGTCGAAAAATTAAAAAACGAAGCGAAGGTGATCTAA
- a CDS encoding H-NS histone family protein, translating into MSDFLDILTHGRRFKAAVKELSIEDLNDLAAKLDKIIVEREEEAKADEAANAERNALIAGILAQIENSGLSIEDLGEVTASKSAPKKRAPRPAKYQITLDGELIQWTGQGRMPTVFKKEVDAGKSMSAFLIPGME; encoded by the coding sequence ATGAGTGATTTTTTAGATATTTTAACCCATGGTCGTCGTTTTAAAGCTGCTGTAAAAGAACTCAGTATTGAAGATCTTAACGATCTTGCTGCGAAACTTGATAAAATTATCGTTGAACGTGAAGAAGAAGCCAAAGCAGATGAAGCGGCAAATGCCGAAAGAAATGCTCTTATTGCTGGCATTTTAGCTCAAATCGAAAACAGTGGTTTATCGATTGAAGATCTTGGCGAAGTCACAGCAAGCAAATCAGCACCTAAAAAACGCGCTCCTCGTCCAGCAAAATATCAAATCACCTTAGACGGTGAGTTAATTCAATGGACTGGCCAAGGCCGTATGCCAACGGTATTTAAAAAAGAAGTTGATGCTGGTAAATCCATGAGTGCCTTTTTAATTCCTGGCATGGAATAA
- the rcsF gene encoding Rcs stress response system protein RcsF: protein MFSPILKVLTLSSLSLLLTACAGDYAFNSNLDPKAINEYFKVGDVIVYEGNNQPKGHYAIIGLAEGEVCQEQSNDAPASIQDARTEARKKAADMGANGIIIKQCLIIEEQDKACVSRSLCIGQAIKHEQEK from the coding sequence ATGTTTTCGCCTATCCTTAAAGTGTTAACCCTTTCATCTTTATCTTTATTATTAACAGCTTGTGCAGGTGACTATGCCTTTAACAGTAATCTTGATCCCAAAGCGATTAATGAATATTTTAAAGTGGGTGATGTGATTGTTTATGAAGGCAATAACCAGCCCAAAGGTCATTATGCCATTATTGGTTTAGCTGAGGGTGAGGTTTGTCAGGAGCAATCAAACGATGCACCTGCATCGATTCAAGATGCAAGAACTGAAGCCCGTAAAAAAGCTGCAGATATGGGTGCCAATGGCATTATTATCAAACAATGCTTGATCATTGAAGAACAGGATAAAGCCTGTGTTAGTCGCAGTTTGTGTATTGGACAAGCCATTAAACACGAGCAAGAAAAATAA
- the tsaA gene encoding tRNA (N6-threonylcarbamoyladenosine(37)-N6)-methyltransferase TrmO — MMFTSQISAVAICRTPYKQKFGIPRQPGLVDVKGYIELAPALNTVDAIRGIEQYSHLWLLFCFHENLAQGWKTTVRPPRLGGNEKLGVFATRSTFRPNGIGQSVVKLHGIVKRKGKVCLEISGMDLLDGTPIIDIKPYIPFSDAITDAKGGIAQEAPELIKVVFSDNASIQLSTLAENEKYAQLQPLISAVLAQDPRPAYKKAKEDPKIYQVALYDLDILWQVIDNQIIVLTLKPTSVVLLDE, encoded by the coding sequence ATCATGTTTACATCTCAAATTAGTGCAGTCGCAATTTGCCGAACCCCTTATAAACAAAAATTTGGTATTCCTCGCCAGCCAGGATTAGTCGATGTAAAAGGTTATATTGAACTTGCTCCAGCGTTAAATACTGTTGATGCAATTAGAGGAATTGAACAATATTCTCATCTATGGTTATTATTTTGTTTTCATGAAAATTTAGCTCAAGGCTGGAAAACAACCGTTCGTCCACCTCGTTTAGGTGGCAACGAAAAACTGGGTGTATTTGCGACACGTTCAACTTTTAGGCCAAACGGTATTGGACAGTCTGTGGTTAAATTACACGGTATTGTGAAACGAAAAGGCAAAGTGTGTCTTGAAATATCCGGCATGGATTTATTAGATGGCACGCCTATTATCGATATAAAACCTTATATTCCCTTTTCAGATGCCATTACAGACGCCAAGGGCGGTATAGCTCAGGAGGCGCCTGAGTTAATAAAGGTTGTTTTTTCTGATAATGCAAGTATTCAGTTGTCAACACTTGCAGAAAATGAAAAGTATGCTCAATTACAGCCGCTAATTAGTGCAGTATTAGCCCAAGACCCCAGGCCTGCTTACAAAAAAGCAAAAGAGGATCCCAAAATCTATCAAGTTGCCCTATATGATCTTGATATTTTGTGGCAGGTGATTGATAACCAAATTATCGTATTAACGTTAAAACCCACGTCTGTGGTTTTACTTGATGAGTAA
- a CDS encoding acyltransferase encodes MPWLYFNLKPKLLEWVTPWQLDIQTKLTQLETISIGQQCFIAPEAELFAEPGRNITIGDKCMIAADVFMHGPITLGDEVAINHSCSLDGGQAGIHIGSQTRIANNVTVYAFNHGMSPDSPIYQQPTSSKGIIIGQDVWIGAQAGLVDGITIGDKAVIGMGCIVTKDVAAYAIMAGNPAKVIGDRRNK; translated from the coding sequence ATGCCCTGGCTTTACTTCAATCTCAAGCCAAAATTATTAGAGTGGGTAACGCCCTGGCAGCTGGATATTCAAACTAAATTAACTCAGCTTGAAACCATTAGCATTGGTCAGCAATGTTTTATTGCGCCTGAAGCAGAGTTATTTGCAGAGCCTGGTCGAAATATTACTATCGGCGATAAATGCATGATTGCTGCTGACGTATTTATGCACGGCCCTATAACGTTAGGCGATGAAGTGGCTATTAATCATAGTTGCAGTTTAGATGGTGGTCAGGCAGGTATTCATATTGGCTCACAAACTCGCATTGCCAATAATGTCACTGTGTATGCTTTTAACCATGGCATGTCACCCGACTCGCCTATTTATCAACAACCAACATCATCAAAAGGCATTATAATAGGTCAAGATGTGTGGATTGGCGCTCAAGCGGGTTTGGTCGATGGCATCACCATTGGTGACAAAGCCGTTATCGGCATGGGCTGCATTGTGACTAAAGATGTCGCCGCATACGCTATTATGGCTGGTAACCCAGCAAAAGTGATTGGTGATAGACGTAATAAATAA